The Helicobacter fennelliae nucleotide sequence ATTATCGGACTTAGATTGTGCGCATCTTTGCTTCTTAAAAATGGAAGTTGCACCCTAAAAAACTTCGCTATTTTAGCAAGATAAATCTTAATTTTCACACTCAAATGTTTTGGCATAAGAATCCCCGCTGAACTTAGTAAAACAACTTCTTTAGCTTTACTTAGCATAGCGACTTTGCCTCCAAAGCTATGCCCAAACACAAGCACAGAATCTAAATGCAAAGATTCCATAAAAATATTTATAATCTCTGCATAATCTTTTGTGCTTAAAAACACTTCATTTGGACTCTCTCCAAATCCGGGCAGATCGATATAGTAATGATTAAAATCACAAAACACCCTCTCAAATGCAATACTCATCACTTCTTTATTGCTTCCCCAGCCATGCAAAAACACGATATTTTTTTCTGCATTGTTATTGATTTTGCGATATGCGATCTCAAAACAATGCCCATTATAAGTGATTTTACGCAATGCCATGATGATATTCCATAATGATTTATCCTCTTCAGATTCTATGTTTGTTTTTGTGCGCTTTAGCTTTTATTTGCCTTTGGCGTGCTGGATTTGTAGCACATATTTATAATCCACCTTAATGGGTCGCTTTCGCGGAAGGCTTTGTTGCAAATCCTGTATCACTTGCATAAAATCCTCAAACAAATAATGCGCGAAACTTCCGGGTATCGGATTGATTTCATTTAAATACACACAATCATCAATCACAAAAAAATCACACCGAATCAGCGCACCACAAAACACATCGCCATAAATTTTCTTAAATGCCTCTTGTATTTTAGATTCTAGCTCAGGGCTGATATTTGCCCTTACTACCTGCTCTGTGCGCGAAAAGTCAAGATATTTATCCTCAAAGCCTAGCAAATCTTTTTTTTGTGGCTCTTCAATAAGTGAGAATCTAAATTCCCCATTTGACATTTTGTATCCTGCGAGATTGTATTCTAAAACCCCCTTATAAAAAGGCTCGATGAGAATCTCATCATCATAGCCAAACGCAGAATCTAGCGCGTATTCCATTTCGCTTTGCTGAGAGACGACACTCACACCAATAGAGCTTCCAAGTCGCGCGGGCTTGATTATAAATGGATAAGGCAGGCTTGGCTCTACATCATCTTTGCTTGTGAAACGCTCATATTCTAGGCATTTGATTCCATTTTGTTTGGCATATATTTTTGTCAAGATTTTATTAAAGCTTATCGCGCAAGCCTCTATCCTTGGACCGATATAAGCGATTTTATAAAAATCAAGTAGCGCGCTTATGCTTCCATCTTCGCCATCTGCGCCATGGATTAAATTTATAATCACGCCCGCATCGCTCAAAACCACCTCTTTACCCAAAAATCCCTCACTATAAAAATACCCCACTTTAAGATGCAGCTTTTTGTGCTTTTTATACGCGCCCGTCGCAAAAGTACTGGATTTCATCTCTTGTGTAGGAATGAGATAAAACTGATGTGTAGAATCTAAAAAAATAAAATATTTTACTTTATCTTTTAGAATCTTTTTGAGGCTTACTGCGCTAACAATGCTTATCTCATGCTCAAAACTCAACCCCCCAAACAAAACACTTACACTCAAAATCTACTCCTTATATGTTATTTTTCTTACAATCCCAAATAAAAACTACATTAAATCTCAAATCAAAAATCCCAAAACCAAAAATCTAAAGTATATCCAAAAATCAAGTGTTTTTTTCACTTTCGACTTTGATTTTGGGTTTCCAAAAAGTCCAAAGAAGTTTGATGGCTATGCTAAATACAATCCCTTCAATCATCGCTGCTAAGATAAATGAATAATACACATCTTTGGTGATTGCACTCCAATCATAAGCGATTTTGGCAGTGGCTACCAAAAATGTCAGTGGCATAGAATCACTCAACGCAAAAAGCGTTACATCTTTGGTATGCTGAAAATATTTTCTAAACGCAATATGCGCCGCACACAAGCGGATAACAATCATTCCAAACGCGATATATAATCCATAGAGCGCAAATCGTGGATTCTGAAGTATGAGCGCAAAATCAAGCGTGCTTCCGACATAAATAAAAAATAATGGCACAAAAAACCCAAACCCAACATCATTGAGTTTATGCACCAATTCATGCTTATATGAAAAAAATATCGCTACAATCATTCCTGCCAAAAACGCCCCAAGTGCCGCCTCCAAATCCAAAAACAACACCACAGAAATCAGCAAAATAAACAACATCATCACAAAGCGAATGTCTTGATTGCTTATATCATCATAAGGCATGATAAAAAGTTTGAGCTGTGGAAACCACCAAAACAAAATCTTAAACACCCAAAAAATCCCAATAATCCCCATAATAAAAATAAACAAAATCAATAGATTCTGATAGAGTTGCAATGAATTACCATAATGATAAAATCCGCTAATAAGCGTCAAA carries:
- a CDS encoding D-alanine--D-alanine ligase, yielding MSVSVLFGGLSFEHEISIVSAVSLKKILKDKVKYFIFLDSTHQFYLIPTQEMKSSTFATGAYKKHKKLHLKVGYFYSEGFLGKEVVLSDAGVIINLIHGADGEDGSISALLDFYKIAYIGPRIEACAISFNKILTKIYAKQNGIKCLEYERFTSKDDVEPSLPYPFIIKPARLGSSIGVSVVSQQSEMEYALDSAFGYDDEILIEPFYKGVLEYNLAGYKMSNGEFRFSLIEEPQKKDLLGFEDKYLDFSRTEQVVRANISPELESKIQEAFKKIYGDVFCGALIRCDFFVIDDCVYLNEINPIPGSFAHYLFEDFMQVIQDLQQSLPRKRPIKVDYKYVLQIQHAKGK
- a CDS encoding cation:proton antiporter; amino-acid sequence: MEEVLLQTFLNFSVIAIFIALAPLISKASRIPIVVVEMCLGCFGIYFGWFSQSEVLSVMAKIGFLFLMFLCGMEVDLRGFVRLGRKFIKNVIIYLVVLYGISISVVLVLHLDKIFIAAFPVMSLGMIMTLIKDYGKDKQWLELALRVGVVGEIVSIAVLTLISGFYHYGNSLQLYQNLLILFIFIMGIIGIFWVFKILFWWFPQLKLFIMPYDDISNQDIRFVMMLFILLISVVLFLDLEAALGAFLAGMIVAIFFSYKHELVHKLNDVGFGFFVPLFFIYVGSTLDFALILQNPRFALYGLYIAFGMIVIRLCAAHIAFRKYFQHTKDVTLFALSDSMPLTFLVATAKIAYDWSAITKDVYYSFILAAMIEGIVFSIAIKLLWTFWKPKIKVESEKNT